The genomic segment TGAACAGGCAGGATACCATTCGCAATTTTTGCATTATCGCGCATATCGACCACGGCAAATCCACTCTGGCCGATCGCTTAATTGAAAAGACCAAAACAGTCTCCATGCGGGAGATGGAGGATCGGCTGCTGGATCAGATGGATTTGGAGCGCGAGCGCGGCATCACCATCAAATCCCAGGCGGTGCGCATGTTCCACGAGAAAGACGGCATCGAATATACGTTTAACCTCATTGATACGCCCGGGCATGTGGACTTCACGTATGAAGTCTCCCGCTCGCTGGCGGCCTGCGAAGGGGCGATCCTTGTGGTGGATGCCAGCCAGGGCATCGAGGCGCAGACGCTGGCAAACGTCTATCTGGCGCTGGATAACGATCTGGAGATTTTGCCTGTCATCAATAAAGTGGACTTGCCCTCGGCGCGGCCGGATGAAGTGGCGCAGGAAATCGAGGATGTCATCGGGCTGGATTGCAGCTATGCGCCGCGCATCAGCGCGAAAACCGGCCTGAATATCGAGAGCGTTCTGGATGCGATCGTGGATTACCTGCCCCCGCCCAAGGGCGATTCCTCCGCGCCGCTGAAAGCGCTGATCTTCGATTCCTTCTATGATAACTATAAAGGCGCTATCAGCTTTGTGCGCGTCAAAGAGGGCAGCGTCAAAACTGGGGACATCATCCGGTTTATGGCCACGGAGAAAGAATACGACGTCACGGAAGTGGGCATTTTCACCCCCAGGCTGCTGCCCGCGGAAAGCCTAAAGGCGGGGGAAGTCGGCTATATTGCGGCAAGCGTCAAGACCATCAGCGATACGCGGGTGGGCGATACGGTAACGCTGGCGGCCCGGCCGGCTCCAGAGCCGCTGCCGGGGTATAAGAAAGTCTCCTCCATGGTCTACTGCGGCATCTACCCGGCCGACGGCGCCAGATACGATGATCTGAAGGATGCGCTGGAAAAACTGCATTTAAACGACGCCTCCTTAAGCTATGATCCGGAGACGTCCGTCGCCTTGGGCTTTGGCTTCCGCTGCGGATTTTTGGGGCTTTTGCATATGGAGATCATTCAGGAGCGGCTGGAGCGGGAATTCGATCTCGATCTGGTGACCACGGCTCCCAGCGTCAGCTACCATGTGATTCTGACGAACGGCGAGCTGGTTGTGGTGGAAAACCCCACCAACCTGCCCGATCCCTCCACCATCGAGCATATGGAAGAGCCGATGGCCAAGGTATCCGTCATGACGCCGGATGAGTATGTCGGCGCGGTGATGGATATTTGCCAGGAAAAGCGCGGCATTTTCAAGAATATGGAGTATATCGAGACGACGCGCGTCGTCCTGCACTATGAGATCCCGCTCAACGAGATCATCTATGATTTCTTCGATCAGCTCAAATCCCGCACGCGGGGATACGCGTCGCTGGATTATGAGCTCTGCGGCTATCAGAAGAGCGATCTGGTCAAGCTGGATATTCTGCTGAACGGCGAGATGTGCGATGCGCTTTCGCTGATCGTGCATGCGGATAGGGCCTATGCCCGGGGCAGAATGATCGCCGAAAAGCTCAAGGAAGTCATTCCGCGGCAGATGTTTGAAGTGCCCATTCAGGCGGCCATCGGTGGAAAAGTCATCGCCCGGGAGACGGTCAAGGCCATGCGCAAGGATGTTTTGGCCAAATGCTATGGCGGCGATATTTCCCGAAAGAAAAAACTGCTGGAAAAGCAGAAGGAAGGAAAAAAACGCATGCGGCAGGTGGGGAGCGTAGAAGTCCCCTCCGAGGCGTTTATGAGCGTTTTGAAGCTGGATTCGTGAGCAGAGGGCTTTATATTCATATCCCATATTGCCAGCGCAAATGCGGCTACTGCGATTTTGTCTCCTATCCTGGAAAAGAGAGCACGATGCCGGAATATGTGCAGGCGGTGATTCGGGAGGCGGCGTTTTATCAGGGCGAGCGCGCGGATACCGTCTTTATCGGCGGGGGGACGCCATCGCATCTGCCGGATGGGGCGATAGAACAGCTGCTGGAAGGCGTGCGAAGGAGCATCGAGATTGCCCCGGAAGCGGAAATCTCCATCGAGGCCAACCCCAATTCCTTTTCCGGGCAGAAGGCGCTGGAATATCGGCGGGCGGGGATCAACCGCATCTCCTTTGGCCTTCAGGCCGTGCAGGATGCGCTTTTGGCATCGATTGGCCGCCTGCATACCTATGACGATTTTCTGCGTGCGCTGGATGCGGCGTGCCAGGCGGGATTTTCCAATATCAACGCGGATCTCATGTATTCGCTGCCCGGCCAAAGTGTGGAGCAGGCAAGGGAGAGTGCAAAGGCGCTTTGCGCTCTGCCGGTTACGCATGTCTCGGCCTATGCCTTAAAGCTGGAAAAGGGCGTTCCCATGTATGGTATGCCCCAGCCGGATGAAGAGACGGATCGGGCCATGTTTTACGCCATCAAGCAAACCCTGGAGGAAGCGGGATTTGCCCGCTATGAGATCTCCAATTTCGCAAAGAAAGGCTATGAATGCCGGCACAATTTGAAATACTGGCGCGTTTGGGAGTATATCGGCCTGGGCGCCTCGGCGCACTCCTTTTACCAGGGCGAGCGCTTTTCCAACGACGATGGCCTGGGGCGGTATCTGGCTGCGCTGGGGCGGGGAAAACGGGCGGAGATCTCCCGCCTCAAGGCAGATTTGCCCTTTGAGCGCATCATGCTCAAAACCCGCCTGCTGGAGGGTATGCCGGCAGAAGAGCTCCCCGAAAGCGAAGGGATGCGCAGATCTCTTGCCAAGCTGCAGAAGCTCGGCCTGTGCGAGCTGGGCGAGCGGCTTGTTTTGACGGAAAAAGGGCTGGATTTGCAGGATGGCGTTGTGTTGGAGCTCATCGAAAATCTGGTATAGCAAGCCGAAAAAGGCGCGGCCCAAAGGGGGCTGCGCCTTTCTTTGTTCAATAATTCGTAACAAATAGCCTATTGACTAAAAAGGGAAATAGTGCTATTTTTATAGTACTGATTAGCACTCGATGAAGTTGAGTGCTAACAAACCAAAAGGAGGGCGGAGATATGGCGATAACCGAACGTCAGATGATGATTCTAAAAGCGATCATCGATGATTATATTGCTACGGGCATTCCGGTTGGGTCCCGCACGCTTTCCAAACGGGAGGATATGAACATCTCTTCCGCGACGATCCGCAATGAAATGGCAGATCTGGAAGAGGGGGGGTATCTGGAGCAGCCGCATACCTCTGCCGGGCGCATGCCTTCGGATAAGGCGTATCGGCTCTATGTGGATACACTCATGAAAGTTTCCCGCCTAAATCAGGGTGAAATCGCCTTTATCCGCGGCTATCTGAACCAGAAGATGGGGCAGATGGGCGGCGTCATCGAGGCGACGGCAAAAGTGCTTTCGGAGATGACCAATCTCACCAGCCTGGTGCTTGCCCCGCAGCTCTCGCAAATCGAGATTCGGCGCATCCAAGTTGTCAAGCTGAGCGGGCATAAGGCTCTGCTCATTTTCGTGTTCAACACGGGCATGGTGCGGGATATGGTGATCCATGTGCCCGAGGAGATGGATCCTTACGAGCTGGAAACGCTCTCGAATTTTCTGACGGATAAAGTGAGCAACCGGCGCTTTGCAGATGCCGTTTCGGCAGTGCGGGAGGCGGCGGTGGGCGATATCGAGGCGCACCGGGCTTTTATGGAAAGCATGCTGGATGCCGTGCAGGCCAACATCCGGCCGGAGGCTGGAAAGGAAGTTGTGCTGGGGGGAGCGAAAAATATCTTCAACCACCCGGAATACCAGGATGTGGATAAGGCGAAAAATTTTCTGACGCTTTTGGAGACCAAAGATGCGCTCTATGATATGCTTTCCCGCTCGACGGATATGGAATTTACCATCCGCATCGGCAGGGAAAACGAGCTGGATGAGCTGAGGGATATGAGCATCGTTACGGCGACTTACCGCATGGGCGATCAGAAGCTGGGGTCCTTTGGCGTCATCGGGCCGACGCGCATGAACTATGCGAAAATTATCTCGGTACTGCGGTGCGTGAGCGCCAGCATGAACGAGATTTTGCAATATTATCTTGCGGATGACAAACAATACTGACAGGAGAGAGAAATGGCAAAAAGCAAGCAGGAGCAGCAGGAAGAGAAGGTAGCGGAGCAGCTCCAGGAGGAAACACAGAATCAGAAGAGCGAGCCCGAAAAGAAGCCCGCCAAGGAAAAGGGCAAAAAAGCCGATTTGGAGAAAGAAAAACTGCAAAAAGAGCGGGATGAGTATCTCTCGCTGCTGCAGCGCGAGCGGGCGGATTTTGAGAACTATAAGCGGCGCAACCAGACGGCGGTTTCAGAGGCATATCAAAATGCGATGCTGGATGCCGCGGCAAAGTTCCTACCGCTGGCGGATAACATGGAATACGCCATCAAAGCGGCAGGCGAAGAGGATTCGCCCATAAAGCAGGGCGTGGAGCTGATCCAAAAACAGCTGGGCGAGATTTTTGCATCCCTTGGCATCGAGGAGATTGAAGCCCAGGGCCAGCAGTTCGACCCGAATTTCCATAACGCCGTCATGCAGGCAGAACCGGAGGAAGGCGAGGAAAGCGGGCTGATCAAAGAAGTGCTCATGCGCGGCTACCGGGCCGGGGAGCGCATCCTGCGGCACAGCATGGTGAAAGTAGTAAAATAAGAATTTGAATATTTAGGAGGATATCGTATTATGGGCAAGATTATCGGAATTGACCTTGGAACAACCAATAGCTGTATGGCGGTGATGGAGGGCGGCGAGCCTGTCGTCATTCCAAATGCGGAGGGCGCGCGGACAACGGCCTCTGTCGTCGCATTTGCAAAGAATGGCGAGCGCCTGGTCGGCCAGATCGCAAAGCGCCAGGCCGTAACCAACCATGAAAACACCATCGCTTCCATCAAGCGGGATATGGGAACGGACCGCAAAGTCAATATTGAGGGCAAGGGCTATTCTCCCCAGGAGATTTCGGCCATGATTCTGGCAAAGCTCAAGGCAGATGCCGAGAGCTACCTGGGCGAGAGCGTCAGCCAGGCCGTCATCACGGTTCCGGCTTACTTCTCGGATTCCCAGCGCCAGGCGACCAAAGATGCCGGCAAAATCGCAGGGCTTGAGGTGCTGCGCATCATCAACGAGCCGACGGCCGCAGCGCTTTCCTACGGTCTGGATAAAGAGGATTCCCAGAAAATTCTGGTGTATGACCTGGGCGGTGGCACGTTCGACGTGTCCATCCTGGAAATTGGCGACGGTGTCGTCGAAGTTTTGGCGACCAACGGCAACACCCGGCTGGGCGGCGACGATTTCGACCAGCGCATCATGGACTGGATGGTCTCCGAATACAAGAAGGAGAGCGGCATCGATCTTTCCGCAGACAGCGCGGCGATGCAGCGCCTGAAGGAAGCGGCCGAGAAAGTGAAGATCGACCTTTCCGGCGTCATGCAGGCCAATATCAACCTGCCCTTCATCACCATGGATGCGACCGGCCCCAAACACCTGGATATGAACCTCTCCCGGGCGCAGTTCGACAAGCTGACGGAGGACCTGGTCCGCGCGACGGAAGGGCCCACCATGAACGCGCTGAGAGACGCCGGCCTTTCCACCGGCGAGATCGATAAAGTCGTGCTGGTCGGCGGCTCCACGAGAATTCCTGCAGTTCAGGATATGGTCAAAAAGCTGACGGGCAAAGAGCCGTATAAGGGCATCAACCCGGATGAATGCGTTGCGCTGGGCGCGGCCATTCAGGGCGGCGTTCTGGGCGGCGAAGTCAAGGATGTTCTTCTGCTGGATGTTACTCCGCTTTCCCTTGGCATCGAGACGCTGGGCGGCGTCTGCACGCGCCTGATCGAGCGCAACACCACCATCCCGGCCAAAAAGAGCCAGATTTTCTCCACAGCCGCAGATGGCCAGACCACCGTTGAGATTCACGTCCTTCAGGGCGAGCGGGAGATGGCGCAGTACAACAAAACGCTGGGCCGGTTCACGCTGACGGATATTCCGGCTGCGCCCAGAGGCGTGCCGCAGATCGAGGTTACCTTCGATATCGACGCCAACGGCATTGTGCATGTCTCGGCCAAGGACCTGGGGACGGGCAAGAGCCAGGATATCACGATTACCGCCTCCACCAACCTCTCGGATGAGGATATCGACAAAGCTGTGAAGGAAGCGGAGCAGTTCGCGGCAGAGGACAAGAAAAAGAAAGAGGAGATCGAAGTCCGTAATACCGGCGATTCCCTGGTCTACCAGACGGAGAAGACGGTCAAAGAACTGGGCGACAAGATCTCGGATGCGGATAAAGCTTCCATCGAGGCCAAGACCGCAGAGCTGAAAAAGGCGCTGGAAGGAACGGATACCGAGGCCATCAAGGCGGCCACCGAGGCGCTGACGACAACCTCCTACGAGATTTTCGGCAAGGCATATCAGGCGCAGAGCGAGCAGGGCGCGCAGGGTGCCCCCGGCGCACAGGGCGCG from the Christensenellaceae bacterium 44-20 genome contains:
- the lepA gene encoding translation elongation factor 4 — its product is MNRQDTIRNFCIIAHIDHGKSTLADRLIEKTKTVSMREMEDRLLDQMDLERERGITIKSQAVRMFHEKDGIEYTFNLIDTPGHVDFTYEVSRSLAACEGAILVVDASQGIEAQTLANVYLALDNDLEILPVINKVDLPSARPDEVAQEIEDVIGLDCSYAPRISAKTGLNIESVLDAIVDYLPPPKGDSSAPLKALIFDSFYDNYKGAISFVRVKEGSVKTGDIIRFMATEKEYDVTEVGIFTPRLLPAESLKAGEVGYIAASVKTISDTRVGDTVTLAARPAPEPLPGYKKVSSMVYCGIYPADGARYDDLKDALEKLHLNDASLSYDPETSVALGFGFRCGFLGLLHMEIIQERLEREFDLDLVTTAPSVSYHVILTNGELVVVENPTNLPDPSTIEHMEEPMAKVSVMTPDEYVGAVMDICQEKRGIFKNMEYIETTRVVLHYEIPLNEIIYDFFDQLKSRTRGYASLDYELCGYQKSDLVKLDILLNGEMCDALSLIVHADRAYARGRMIAEKLKEVIPRQMFEVPIQAAIGGKVIARETVKAMRKDVLAKCYGGDISRKKKLLEKQKEGKKRMRQVGSVEVPSEAFMSVLKLDS
- the hrcA gene encoding heat-inducible transcriptional repressor HrcA; this translates as MAITERQMMILKAIIDDYIATGIPVGSRTLSKREDMNISSATIRNEMADLEEGGYLEQPHTSAGRMPSDKAYRLYVDTLMKVSRLNQGEIAFIRGYLNQKMGQMGGVIEATAKVLSEMTNLTSLVLAPQLSQIEIRRIQVVKLSGHKALLIFVFNTGMVRDMVIHVPEEMDPYELETLSNFLTDKVSNRRFADAVSAVREAAVGDIEAHRAFMESMLDAVQANIRPEAGKEVVLGGAKNIFNHPEYQDVDKAKNFLTLLETKDALYDMLSRSTDMEFTIRIGRENELDELRDMSIVTATYRMGDQKLGSFGVIGPTRMNYAKIISVLRCVSASMNEILQYYLADDKQY
- the dnaK gene encoding molecular chaperone DnaK; this encodes MGKIIGIDLGTTNSCMAVMEGGEPVVIPNAEGARTTASVVAFAKNGERLVGQIAKRQAVTNHENTIASIKRDMGTDRKVNIEGKGYSPQEISAMILAKLKADAESYLGESVSQAVITVPAYFSDSQRQATKDAGKIAGLEVLRIINEPTAAALSYGLDKEDSQKILVYDLGGGTFDVSILEIGDGVVEVLATNGNTRLGGDDFDQRIMDWMVSEYKKESGIDLSADSAAMQRLKEAAEKVKIDLSGVMQANINLPFITMDATGPKHLDMNLSRAQFDKLTEDLVRATEGPTMNALRDAGLSTGEIDKVVLVGGSTRIPAVQDMVKKLTGKEPYKGINPDECVALGAAIQGGVLGGEVKDVLLLDVTPLSLGIETLGGVCTRLIERNTTIPAKKSQIFSTAADGQTTVEIHVLQGEREMAQYNKTLGRFTLTDIPAAPRGVPQIEVTFDIDANGIVHVSAKDLGTGKSQDITITASTNLSDEDIDKAVKEAEQFAAEDKKKKEEIEVRNTGDSLVYQTEKTVKELGDKISDADKASIEAKTAELKKALEGTDTEAIKAATEALTTTSYEIFGKAYQAQSEQGAQGAPGAQGAAPKDDNVVDADYEVVDDDKNQK
- a CDS encoding nucleotide exchange factor GrpE, whose protein sequence is MAKSKQEQQEEKVAEQLQEETQNQKSEPEKKPAKEKGKKADLEKEKLQKERDEYLSLLQRERADFENYKRRNQTAVSEAYQNAMLDAAAKFLPLADNMEYAIKAAGEEDSPIKQGVELIQKQLGEIFASLGIEEIEAQGQQFDPNFHNAVMQAEPEEGEESGLIKEVLMRGYRAGERILRHSMVKVVK
- the hemW gene encoding radical SAM family heme chaperone HemW, which gives rise to MSRGLYIHIPYCQRKCGYCDFVSYPGKESTMPEYVQAVIREAAFYQGERADTVFIGGGTPSHLPDGAIEQLLEGVRRSIEIAPEAEISIEANPNSFSGQKALEYRRAGINRISFGLQAVQDALLASIGRLHTYDDFLRALDAACQAGFSNINADLMYSLPGQSVEQARESAKALCALPVTHVSAYALKLEKGVPMYGMPQPDEETDRAMFYAIKQTLEEAGFARYEISNFAKKGYECRHNLKYWRVWEYIGLGASAHSFYQGERFSNDDGLGRYLAALGRGKRAEISRLKADLPFERIMLKTRLLEGMPAEELPESEGMRRSLAKLQKLGLCELGERLVLTEKGLDLQDGVVLELIENLV